The Streptomyces sp. Mut1 genome window below encodes:
- a CDS encoding peptidoglycan D,D-transpeptidase FtsI family protein, translating to MNKTIRRASVFCLLLVLALLGRATWVQAYQARALADDDHNRRKTIAQYAQPLGDIIVAGSPVTGSKRTEGSDLAYKRTYPRGDLYAAVTGYGSQAYGSTQLEGIYSSVLDGTDDRLKNPLDVLTGKQAEPGDVVTTIDPDVQKAARDALGDDKGAAVAIDPRSGQILGMVSSPSYDPSTISGTNDGDTWQKLLTDPDKPLVNRALRQPLAPGSTFKLVVASAALENGLYGSVDEPTKSPSPYTLPGTSTPLRNESASAPCENASLRVALQYSCNNVFGKVAADLGQDKVRAMAEKFGFNTEKLDVPVRASKSVYPTEMDKAQTALTGIGQFEVTATPLQMAMVSAALANGGELAAPHMVSKVTDGDGGTLEDFADGDTERIVSASTAEQLRSAMVTVVEQGTGTNARISGAEVGGKTGTAENGVDNSNTPYAWFTSYAKSGGQAVAVAVVVEDSGAAASEVSGNGLAAPIARKMMEAALRR from the coding sequence ATGAACAAGACGATCAGGCGCGCCTCGGTCTTCTGCCTGCTGCTGGTCCTCGCCCTCCTGGGGCGGGCGACCTGGGTGCAGGCGTACCAGGCACGGGCGCTCGCAGACGACGACCACAACCGGCGGAAGACCATCGCGCAGTACGCGCAGCCGCTGGGCGACATCATCGTGGCCGGCTCCCCGGTCACGGGCTCGAAGAGGACGGAGGGCAGCGACCTCGCGTACAAGCGGACCTACCCGCGAGGTGACCTCTACGCGGCCGTAACCGGCTACGGCTCGCAGGCGTACGGCTCCACCCAGCTCGAAGGGATCTACAGCTCGGTCCTCGACGGCACCGACGACCGGCTGAAGAATCCGCTGGACGTGCTGACCGGCAAGCAGGCCGAGCCCGGCGACGTCGTGACCACGATCGACCCGGACGTCCAGAAGGCGGCGCGCGACGCGCTCGGTGACGACAAGGGCGCGGCCGTGGCGATCGACCCGCGGAGCGGACAGATCCTCGGCATGGTCTCCTCGCCCTCCTACGACCCGTCCACGATCAGCGGGACCAACGACGGCGACACCTGGCAGAAGCTGCTCACCGACCCGGACAAGCCGCTGGTCAACCGGGCGCTGCGGCAGCCGCTGGCGCCCGGTTCGACGTTCAAGCTGGTGGTGGCGTCCGCCGCGCTGGAAAACGGCCTCTACGGCTCGGTCGACGAGCCGACGAAGAGCCCCAGCCCGTACACGCTGCCCGGCACCAGCACCCCCCTGAGGAACGAGAGCGCCTCCGCCCCCTGCGAGAACGCCTCGCTGCGCGTGGCGCTCCAGTACTCGTGCAACAACGTCTTCGGCAAGGTCGCCGCCGACCTCGGGCAGGACAAGGTGCGGGCGATGGCGGAGAAGTTCGGCTTCAACACCGAGAAGCTCGACGTGCCGGTCCGGGCCTCGAAGAGCGTGTACCCGACGGAGATGGACAAGGCGCAGACGGCGCTCACCGGCATCGGCCAGTTCGAGGTGACCGCCACCCCGTTGCAGATGGCGATGGTCTCGGCGGCCCTGGCCAACGGCGGTGAGCTGGCCGCCCCGCACATGGTCTCCAAGGTGACCGACGGGGACGGCGGCACCCTGGAGGACTTCGCGGACGGCGACACGGAGCGCATCGTCTCCGCGTCCACCGCCGAGCAGCTGCGCAGCGCCATGGTCACCGTGGTGGAGCAGGGCACCGGCACCAACGCCCGGATCTCCGGCGCCGAGGTGGGCGGCAAGACGGGCACCGCCGAGAACGGCGTGGACAACAGCAACACCCCGTACGCCTGGTTCACCTCGTACGCGAAGTCCGGCGGCCAGGCGGTGGCGGTCGCGGTGGTCGTGGAGGACTCCGGCGCGGCTGCATCCGAGGTCAGCGGCAACGGCCTCGCGGCGCCGATCGCCCGGAAGATGATGGAGGCTGCGCTGCGGCGGTAG
- a CDS encoding SigE family RNA polymerase sigma factor gives MGAAVDDAAAEFHEFFEAHYAELARLAHLLTGEADAADDLAADALLALWHRWDRVREAGHPVAYARGVVANLARTRIRSAVRERRRIALFWAPRGGEGGAADGPDVPAVIDVQEALRRLPFRKRACVVLRHAFDLSERDTSLVLGISVGTVKSQTSRAVAELQRLLTSPGPETPAARVRVALAAQRSGGDR, from the coding sequence GTGGGCGCAGCCGTCGACGATGCCGCCGCCGAGTTCCATGAGTTCTTCGAGGCCCACTACGCAGAACTCGCCCGCCTCGCCCATCTGCTGACCGGTGAGGCCGATGCCGCCGACGATCTCGCGGCCGACGCGCTGCTCGCGCTCTGGCACCGCTGGGACCGGGTCCGCGAGGCCGGCCACCCGGTGGCGTACGCGCGCGGGGTCGTCGCCAACCTGGCCAGGACCCGCATCCGCAGCGCGGTGCGCGAACGCCGCCGGATCGCGCTGTTCTGGGCGCCGCGCGGCGGGGAGGGCGGCGCCGCGGACGGTCCGGACGTGCCTGCGGTGATCGACGTCCAGGAGGCGCTGCGCCGGCTGCCGTTCCGCAAGCGCGCCTGTGTGGTGCTGCGGCACGCCTTCGACCTCTCGGAACGGGACACCTCGCTGGTGCTGGGGATCTCGGTGGGTACGGTGAAGAGCCAGACCTCGCGCGCCGTCGCGGAACTGCAACGGCTGCTGACGTCCCCCGGGCCCGAGACGCCCGCCGCGCGGGTCCGGGTGGCCCTCGCGGCGCAGCGCAGCGGAGGAGACCGGTGA
- a CDS encoding pectinesterase family protein translates to MPSRRTALALLAGGTTALALGTAPAALAHDRPFGRYGTPARRLDPATLYVDARGRGDHTRVQDAVDAAAGTGRTLVIAPGTYRETVDIPAARTGLTLIGASGDPRDTVIVYDNANGTPLPDGSGTYGTSGSATVTARPAGLTARHLTFANDWLRAGHPDYTGTQAVAIKVTGDRSAFHGCRFLGHQDTLYADSASLTDFARQYYRDCYVEGDVDFVFGRASAVLERCHFRTLARTDLPAPPYGFVLAPSTAGTNPHGFLVLRSRVTSTAPDGYFKLARPWVPSSDLTAHPMLTVRDSHLGAGIDTDEPYGTMSAGFPWQEQRFAEYRNTGPGARVTVPANRPRLTAAEARRHTPAAWFGDWRP, encoded by the coding sequence ATGCCCAGCAGACGAACCGCTCTCGCCCTCCTCGCGGGCGGCACCACGGCCCTCGCCCTCGGCACCGCCCCCGCGGCCCTCGCCCACGACCGCCCCTTCGGGCGCTACGGCACACCCGCCCGCCGCCTCGACCCCGCGACCCTCTACGTCGACGCGCGCGGCCGCGGCGACCACACCCGGGTCCAGGACGCCGTGGACGCCGCTGCCGGCACCGGCCGCACCCTGGTCATCGCGCCCGGCACCTACCGGGAGACCGTCGACATCCCCGCCGCACGCACCGGACTCACCCTCATCGGCGCGAGCGGCGACCCGCGTGACACCGTGATCGTGTACGACAACGCCAACGGCACCCCGCTGCCCGACGGTTCCGGCACGTACGGCACCAGCGGGTCCGCCACCGTCACCGCCCGGCCCGCCGGACTCACCGCCCGCCACCTGACCTTCGCCAACGACTGGCTGCGCGCCGGCCACCCCGACTACACCGGCACCCAGGCCGTGGCCATCAAGGTCACCGGCGACCGCTCGGCCTTCCACGGCTGCCGCTTCCTGGGCCACCAGGACACCCTGTACGCCGACTCGGCCTCCCTCACCGACTTCGCCCGCCAGTACTACCGCGACTGCTACGTCGAAGGGGACGTCGACTTCGTCTTCGGCCGCGCGTCGGCCGTCCTGGAGCGCTGCCACTTCCGCACCCTGGCCCGCACCGACCTGCCCGCACCGCCCTACGGCTTCGTCCTCGCGCCCAGCACCGCGGGGACCAACCCGCACGGCTTCCTGGTGCTGCGCTCCCGTGTCACGAGCACCGCCCCCGACGGGTACTTCAAGCTGGCCCGCCCCTGGGTGCCCTCGTCCGACCTCACCGCACATCCCATGCTGACCGTGCGCGACAGCCACCTCGGCGCGGGCATCGACACCGACGAGCCGTACGGGACGATGTCGGCCGGCTTCCCGTGGCAGGAGCAGCGCTTCGCCGAGTACCGCAACACCGGCCCCGGCGCGCGCGTCACCGTCCCCGCCAACCGCCCCCGGCTGACCGCCGCCGAAGCCCGCCGGCACACCCCGGCCGCCTGGTTCGGCGACTGGCGTCCCTGA
- a CDS encoding pectate lyase family protein: protein MRARAIAVAMGCASLSLALSIPAQATTPHSGTRGIDRAVLAKGDGWAAAEGSTTGGAAATPDHVYTVHNRAELIAAFKDAGDAPKIVRIDGTIHGNADAEGNPIDCEAYQTDGYTLDKYLAAYDPDTWGREEVPSGPLEDARLASAKLQKAAVNVYVPSNTTLVGVGRNATVIGAGIQIQNVSNVIVRNISFEDTYDCFPQWDPTDGDTGHWNSEYDNLVVYGSDHVWVDHNTFSDGDRPDADQPSYFNELYQQHDGLFDIVKGADLVTVSWNVLKDHDKTMLLGNSDGAGDTDRGKLRVTLHHNLFKDVNERAPRVRFGQVDSYNNYFVATRGSVYGYSFGVGAESHLVAEHNAFTLSGEFDKAKILKKWSESSLTAGDNYVNGRRTDLIAVHNAGVPEEHLTSGAGWTPTLRNRIDHPLLVPLVVGIGAGTGRLPGA from the coding sequence ATGCGCGCCCGTGCCATCGCCGTCGCGATGGGCTGCGCGTCGCTGTCCCTTGCCTTGAGCATCCCCGCCCAGGCCACCACCCCGCACTCCGGCACGAGGGGCATCGATCGCGCCGTCCTCGCCAAGGGCGACGGCTGGGCCGCCGCCGAGGGCTCCACGACCGGCGGTGCCGCCGCCACCCCCGACCACGTTTACACGGTGCACAACCGCGCCGAACTCATCGCCGCCTTCAAGGACGCGGGCGACGCCCCGAAGATCGTCCGGATCGACGGCACCATCCACGGCAACGCCGACGCCGAGGGCAACCCGATCGACTGCGAGGCGTACCAGACCGACGGCTACACGCTGGACAAGTACCTCGCCGCCTACGACCCCGACACCTGGGGCCGCGAGGAGGTCCCCTCCGGCCCGCTGGAGGACGCCCGGCTCGCCTCCGCCAAGCTCCAGAAGGCCGCCGTCAACGTCTACGTCCCGTCCAACACCACGCTCGTCGGCGTCGGCCGGAACGCCACGGTCATCGGCGCCGGCATCCAGATCCAGAACGTCTCCAACGTCATCGTCCGCAACATCTCCTTCGAGGACACCTACGACTGCTTCCCGCAGTGGGACCCGACCGACGGCGACACCGGCCACTGGAACTCCGAGTACGACAACCTCGTCGTCTACGGCTCCGACCACGTCTGGGTCGACCACAACACCTTCAGCGACGGCGACCGCCCCGACGCCGACCAGCCCTCCTACTTCAACGAGCTGTACCAGCAGCACGACGGCCTCTTCGACATCGTCAAGGGCGCCGACCTCGTCACCGTCTCCTGGAACGTCCTCAAGGACCACGACAAGACGATGCTCCTCGGCAACAGCGACGGCGCCGGGGACACCGACCGGGGCAAGCTCCGCGTCACCCTGCACCACAACCTCTTCAAGGACGTCAACGAGCGCGCGCCCCGCGTCCGCTTCGGACAGGTCGACTCGTACAACAACTACTTCGTCGCCACCCGGGGCAGCGTCTACGGCTACTCCTTCGGGGTCGGCGCCGAGTCGCACCTCGTCGCCGAGCACAACGCGTTCACGCTGAGCGGCGAGTTCGACAAGGCGAAGATCCTCAAGAAGTGGTCCGAGTCCTCGCTCACGGCCGGCGACAACTACGTCAACGGCCGCCGGACCGACCTGATCGCCGTCCACAACGCGGGCGTCCCCGAGGAGCACCTCACCTCGGGCGCCGGCTGGACCCCGACCCTGCGCAACCGGATCGACCACCCGCTGCTCGTCCCCCTCGTCGTGGGCATCGGAGCGGGCACCGGCCGGCTGCCCGGCGCCTGA